The Corallococcus macrosporus genome segment GGACCCCACCGCTCCCCTGGAGGAGCCCGAAGTGGACTACCGCGCCGCGCTGGGCTGAGCGCTGCCAGGGCTCGGAGCCGGCGGCACCAGCACGCGCCCGGTGGCCACGGCGCGGAAGTAGTCGCAGGCCGGGGTGGGGCGGCGCTCCAGCGTGTCGAAGTCGACGTGGTAGAGGCCGAAGCGCGGGCCCCAGCCCTCCAGCCACTCGAAGTTGTCCAGCAGGCTCCAATAGAGGTAGCCCTGCACGTCCACGCCGGCCTCGCGCGCGGCCAGCACCTGGCGCAGGTGCGTGTGGAGGTACTCCGGCCGCACCGACCCCTGCCGGTCGTCGATGCCGTTCTCCGTCACCCACACCGGCTTGCCGTAGCGCTTCACCTCCTGGAGCAACTGGAGGAAGCCCTCGGGCCGCTTCTCCCACCCGATGTCGGTGAGCCCGCGCCCGTCCGGGTCGCGGTACTTGAAGTCGATGAAGGGCGGCCGCGGCATGAAGCGCAGGTGCGCGCGCGTGTAGTAGTTGACCCCCACGAACTCCACCGAGTCGCGCGCCCCCTCGATGCGCACGTCCGTGGACGCCACGCCCGGCATGAACACGCGCAGGTGGCCGGACGACAGCGCCTCGTGGAACGCGTGGTTGTAGGCGGGGGCCGCCAGCCGCACCAGCGAGCGGTCCAGGGGATGCCACCAGCGGTCCGGCGCGAACGCGAGCATGTTCTGGGAGATGCCCAGCTCCACGCGGCCCAGTCGCTGACCCAGCTCCTCGCGCGCGATGACGTGCGCGCGGACCATGTTCCCGAGCGCGGCCATCGTCTTCGCCCCGTCCGTGATGCCCGGCGGCATCAGGCCCTGGAGGTAGCCGCCCAACAAGAGGACCATCGGTTCGTTGAAGGAGATGACGAGCGCGTCCAGCCCCTCCAACAGGGGCGCGCACTGGCGCACGTACTGGCGGAAGGCCTCCAGGCTCTCCGGAAGGTGCCAGGGCGTGGACGCGTGGAACCACGTGGGGTGGGTGAAGTGATGGAGCGTCACCACCGGCCGCAGGCCCTGCGCGCGCAACTGGAGCAGCCGCTCGCGGTAGCCCTCCAGCGCCGCGCCATCGAAGCGGCCGCGCTCGGGCTCGATGCGCGCCCACTCCAGCGACAGCCGGAACGCCGTGGCCCCCACCGCCTTCGCCAGGGCGTAGTCCTCCGCGTAGCGGTTCCAGTGGTCCACCGCGCGGCCGCAGCGCGCGTGGGGCTCCTTCAACTTCCCCTGCCGCTCCCACTGGGCCCAGTCGTTCTCGATGCCGCCCTCCACCTGGTACGCGGACGTGGCGACGCCGAAGGTGAAGGACGCGGGGAAGGTCAGCGCGGGGGAATTCATGCGGGCGGGCACCGTAGGTCGCCGCCTCCAGGACGGGAAGCGACGCGATGCGCGCGCGCCAGATGCACGCCAGCGGACATCCATGCCTGTAGCGCGGACCCACGAAATGCGTCCGGAGCCGGAAATTCGGCCCCGCACGCGACGCGCAGGACCCCCGAAATGACCGCCACGAACGGTTCGAAGCGCCCGGAGGCCAAAAATCGGCCTCGCCGCGCACTGCAATACATCACCATGCGTTGACACACTGGCATGTCGCCCGTACCATTCATTTCAAGCACTCACGTTCAGTCCAAAGTGGGTGCAGGGCTCGCGTCCTCGCGGGCCTCAACACTGAACGGAGGATTCCGATGGCCGCGAAGAAGAAGACCGCGAAGAAGGCCGCGTCGAAGAAGACCGCGTCGAAGAAGACCGCCCGCAAGGCCCCTGCCGCGAAGCGTGGCACGGCCAAGAAGGCCCCGGCCAAGAAGGCCGCTGCCAAGAAGTCCGCGCGCAAGACGACCCGCAAGAGCGCCAGCAAGGCCGCTGCGGCTCCGGCGACCCCGGAAGCCTGAAGTACGGCGTCATGACGGACGTCGGTTGACGTCCGGTGAACGGCTCGGCGAAACCCGCCGGGCCGTTTTTCTTTTGCGGGCCAGGGGTTACCTCTGCGTGTCCGCCCGGGAGGGGCCATGTCGCTGCGTCCGGTGGAGTTCGGTGAGGTGGTGGCGGAGGCCGCGGCCCGGCTGGTGGGCGCGGTGGCCCAGAAGGCGTGGTGCCCGCTGCCCCGCCTGGCCTACCTGGAGCTGCGCGTCCCCGGCAGATCGGTGGTCCTCTGCCTGTGCGCCGAAGGCGAGCTGTCGCGCCTGTCCGTCGCCGAAGACCGCTTCCCCACGCCGGGCGAACCCGCCCCCTTCCAGCGCTGGCTGCGCCAGGAGCTCACCGGCTTCAAGCTCGCCGCCGCGCGCTACCTGGAGGAGAGCCGCACCGTCGTCCTGGAGTTCGAGCGCGAAGCCGTGCGCCGCCGGCTGGTGCTGGAGGTCGGCGCGCCCGGA includes the following:
- a CDS encoding glycoside hydrolase family 1 protein, with translation MNSPALTFPASFTFGVATSAYQVEGGIENDWAQWERQGKLKEPHARCGRAVDHWNRYAEDYALAKAVGATAFRLSLEWARIEPERGRFDGAALEGYRERLLQLRAQGLRPVVTLHHFTHPTWFHASTPWHLPESLEAFRQYVRQCAPLLEGLDALVISFNEPMVLLLGGYLQGLMPPGITDGAKTMAALGNMVRAHVIAREELGQRLGRVELGISQNMLAFAPDRWWHPLDRSLVRLAAPAYNHAFHEALSSGHLRVFMPGVASTDVRIEGARDSVEFVGVNYYTRAHLRFMPRPPFIDFKYRDPDGRGLTDIGWEKRPEGFLQLLQEVKRYGKPVWVTENGIDDRQGSVRPEYLHTHLRQVLAAREAGVDVQGYLYWSLLDNFEWLEGWGPRFGLYHVDFDTLERRPTPACDYFRAVATGRVLVPPAPSPGSAQPSAAR